The following is a genomic window from Manihot esculenta cultivar AM560-2 chromosome 9, M.esculenta_v8, whole genome shotgun sequence.
aatatattaaatatgctAAAATTCaaagaatataatataatttaccaAAAAGCAAAAACATCTTCAGTCTTCTACGTAATGGAAATGTTTAAAAAGCTAATATCGCTTGCCCTGAAGCACAGAAGACACAGTGGAAGAGAATCTACGGTGGACAATATATCTATGTCTATATCTGAAACGCATTTGGAGCAAATAAATGCATAGCAAAAATCATACAAGAAGAATGTTATATTTCAAATCCTCCTTGTCTAAGCAGCATTACTGTTATCTTCAAGGTATAAATTTCATCCCTGAACATTTCATCATCTTTCTAAAGGCTTGAGGTACGCATGCTGCATCACAAATGCTTCTTTAAATACTCCTGACTAATGACTTGCTCCAGTTAGAGGCAACCATTGGGTGCTCAATACCTGCTCCGACAACCATgtggaaaaattaaatcaatactttgaaaaataaaaataaatatcattacTAGACCTACTGAAATGGCTTCTTATAATGTTGGATTCACTGAAACAGCCGTTTAGAGCTTTAAGCACAAGAAAATTTTTGGTTGAATAATTTTTTGCCCGCTTAATATATAGTATGAGGAACAAGATGCTAATCTGGAGGTTGGGATCACCAAGCTTTCAGTGCTACAGAATGATAAGAATTCAGTCTAATTCCTCACACCACAAATATGGATCTCTAGGAAAAATATGTATTGTAGAAACAAGTATTATTTTTTGTCTAAAAAGCGTAAAATTTGCATATGTTTAAAACTTGAACAGTTTGTATTTCATTCACACCAGATAGACAATTTAAGGTAAAGCATTTGATGTATTCTATGTAAAGTCCTTTAAGCACAACAAAATCATTCCGCGCGCATACAGTGAGCAACAGCAGGATTCAGTCCAGtgcaaaaaagtaaataaaataaaacaaacaaataataaaagtagCATATGCACTTGAACATACTCTGGTGTTTGTCAGATAAAGGTTGTGAGGCCTTGAGGTGGTTCAATCCAGATGCTCTCGAAAGGAGCTTGCTCTCCCCAGTCATGACACTGCTTGCCAGGATAGTATCTAGAGTCATCAAGAGAGTATGATATGCAACGTTTTCCAAACAAACGGACTTTAGAAAAATAGATACTGTTTCTCATTAATCCAGGGAGGTTAGTTCCTGAATGAGATGATAAGAAACTGGCAAACAATGTCACACCATCAAGGGTCTTCATCTCTTCCCACATCATATTCGACTGATTCAACTTAAATATAATTGGGTTTTCACTAAAACATGtataaataactaaaatgtCTCCATTATGCTCAGACATAAATTTTCCTTTCCACCAATTTTTAGCAAAAAAATTGTCAGGGCACCTAGGTGGAGGCACGATAAGAACATTCCAAGTAAGTTCCACTGGGTTGAAAACACCTAGCCAGCCTGTGAGACTTAGACAGTAAAAAAGTCCACTGCAGAAAACAACCTTGTTCCAAATACTACTAACAAAAGGCAAGCGATTTTGGTAATTAGCAGTAACCCATTCGGTCGCCCCTGGATGGCAAGTGCTGATAGCAACAACTGTGGGACTGATGTGCTTAACTGTTAAAACACTGCAGCTGGTAGATGTTGGAGGAGAAGAGAAAGCAACTACCTGATAAGTCAATTCAAAACTTGGCAGTTCAATCACTTCCTTAGTAAAGGGATTAAAGAAGAAAACATCATGGGTTCTGGGTCTGTATAACAACAACCAACCATCTTTAGTGTAACAAACTCTTGACCCATGCAATTCTGGTAACTCAAGGGAATGGGTCTTGCGTTGTGCTGGGTCATAGAACTCATACAAATTCCCATTTTTAGGAAAATACATAAGCCAGGGTGATTGGTTTACCACTCTGACAGAAATGGCAGCTGCATGCCAGCTCTTGCAAACAACAGAGGCACAAATGTTATCTTCTAGAGTTACATGGCAAAAGATCAGTTCCAGAAGTTCTGTAGGGAGGTCAGACCAAGTTTGTGATTCCATTTTCTCTTTCATATTCTTGGTTGTCACCCTTTTACTATCCATGGCTGCCACAGCCAACCTATAGTCAACAAAGTCAAACCAACCgtacataaataaataagtagTTTCCAGATTAAATCTGGAACCTAGCATATGATAAAAGTCAATGCCAACAATAATGGGAAAAACCTCAGATATAAATATTCCTTGCACAGTATTAATTGCCAAACAAATGCATAACAATATGAAGTTATAAACTCTGGTCATTTGGATTTGTCATGCAAGCTCAGCATGCTTTCCAGGCGATCCACTTTAATCACCAAATCCATGCtcttaaagttaaaataagcaaatatactatgaaaaaaaacaaaatcataGACAGGTTGAGATATAAATTCTTATGCACTCCCTACACAGAAAATCACAGTTATCATTGATTACCAACATGTTGAAATTCATAACTCTCAATCTCTCATTAAACCAATAGTTCATAATcgccaaaaacaacaacaaaacaacAATAATATGACACATAAAGCAAATTCGAGCAAAACCCATGGAAAATCAAAGGATCCAAATGTTTAAAATGCCAAATTCATCAGCTAATTTTCAACTCCCTCATTGAAATCCAAAGCATTACTTGCATTTCGCACATAAACCTATTTGATTACACTCATTAAAATGTTTTCTACCCTAATTTCCCATAATTCAGATTTCATTACGAATTTAAATCCAAAAAGAATGCGTCGAATCATACTAAAATCCAAAAATAAAATCTGTCAAACCcgtaaaaaaaattcacaaaacCCTAACAGCAGCAAGAAAACCACTTACGAATAAAAAACCTCACACAGAAGTTAACATCAGCAAGAAAACCACTTACGAATTCAACTTTCTTCTCTTCCTCCCAGACATTTTTGAGTACGAAGCGAAGCAATTCAATTCACTGCAACGcagaaaagaaaatggagagagacgAGAGAAGCAGCCGACGCTATCAACATCGCAATGTAGAAGTAAGAAAAATAGAAGCTGCACGTGTATGTATTATCGTTGTGTTTTGATTCTATCAAAatactaattattaatttaaaaatataaaaatatttatttgaatttgatttatcataaattaaatatttaaaaataaatagaacttatcttaataattttaagatttagCATCATTAATCCAAATTCCAAAGTTAAACTTCATCATCATTAATCTATAAAATTGAAactttatcatatattttaagatCAATTTTAGATGTAATACTTGCAAACAAGATATGTTTGTTGAATCAGCTATGCAATTTGATGATCGCCGGATGTTATATACTCTGAATAAGgtcaaattcaaaaaaatagcGCTGTCTTAAAATTCATGAACGTTCTTAACTGATTCATTCAGCAATTTAAACCTTAATTTAAATTAGATACACGAAATCCCTTAGCTGACCTATTTAGCATTTCAAGTC
Proteins encoded in this region:
- the LOC110623455 gene encoding F-box/kelch-repeat protein At1g57790 — encoded protein: MSGRKRRKLNSLAVAAMDSKRVTTKNMKEKMESQTWSDLPTELLELIFCHVTLEDNICASVVCKSWHAAAISVRVVNQSPWLMYFPKNGNLYEFYDPAQRKTHSLELPELHGSRVCYTKDGWLLLYRPRTHDVFFFNPFTKEVIELPSFELTYQVVAFSSPPTSTSCSVLTVKHISPTVVAISTCHPGATEWVTANYQNRLPFVSSIWNKVVFCSGLFYCLSLTGWLGVFNPVELTWNVLIVPPPRCPDNFFAKNWWKGKFMSEHNGDILVIYTCFSENPIIFKLNQSNMMWEEMKTLDGVTLFASFLSSHSGTNLPGLMRNSIYFSKVRLFGKRCISYSLDDSRYYPGKQCHDWGEQAPFESIWIEPPQGLTTFI